The genomic segment TAGGGATTGCGAGTCAAATATCTCTAGTTTCTAAGGTCTCAGTCATAAGCAAGCAAAATATGTGTAGCTATCCCACAAAATTCACAGATTATCAAATCAAAACATTCTGGATGTACATGATTAGGTCTCTAATCAGCTGGCTAAGTACTCCATTAAAACATTTAAAATTGAATAAATGTGGACGTTCTAGTTCGAAAGAGACATGTAGCATGGTTGCCAACCCCATCCCGGAGAAGTATAACTGTGATAGAAAATGGCAATCAGAACAGAAGGACCAacgccataaaaaaaaaaaaaaaaaattatatatatacaagtatGAGATGAGATTACTTTCTTGGACGATTGCGTTCAACCCAATGCACGACTTCATACTTTGCTCCGTTCAATCTAAGGTCAATTTCTGGGGATTCACACATTTTACGAAATTCAGAAATCAAACTTTGCTCTTTTTTTCTGTATCCTTCAACACTATCCGCAAGCATCACGGCATGCACTTCCCATGGGAGCCTGACATAAAAGATCATGTGGTATATTTTAATGTACGATCCATGTGGGCTATAAATTGTGTGGAACCAAGTTCTTGACCATCTCAATGAATACAAGAGCTAATACAACCAAAGCCAAGGGAGATATGCTCATATGAGAAGTAGAAAGAATGAAAGAAGGTGGCCCATACCCTAAACACAAAGCTCCCAGTCCCAGGCCAACTGCAGTCGTCCCTGTTCCTGCATCTACAATAATCTTGACAGCCTGAACTTTTCCAAATAAATGACCCTGGGATAAATACTGCACGAGCCGTATGACACCTTACAAGGAACTATATGCGTTAATACCACTGCAACTAAATTAAACAGTTTGCATTTCACTCGACGTGAAAAGGACACGTCTAGAGGAAAAGGAATAGTAAGGCAACATTAACTCCATAAATTTATGAAGACAACTGTGTCTGAAAGTGCAGCATTAGCTGCAAAGAAATACACTGGACAAGTACCTAACAAGGCTACAGCATCGCCCGCACCTTCGTTGATGATGATAACCTTCTTATTCATGGTGTTGCTAGAGCCATCTAGTTGAGAAACGATCTGCTTCGGAGGCACATGATAGACGGAGGCAGGCTCCAGCAAATCACTAAGCCACTGGACAGATCCATTACTGCCAGCTATCATATTAGCGTGCCTTGAAAGAATTTCATCCCTTCTGGCATATAAAGATCTTTCAACGTAATTTATGTTTCCATGAAGTGTGGAAATCAGAGTATAACCGGTTAGAATTTCAGGCTGTTCCCCTCGAAGAAGCAGATGCGTCTTCAGTCCCCGTTCGGCACATGAAACAGCTGTATAATATGGATCAATTTATTACAGCATTAGGTTTTTATTCAAAACAAAAGACTAGACAAACATCTCCATATCAATCCATGGGATAATTAATATGACAAGGGAAATGTCCCATTTTAAATGTGACATTACATACCAACAGCTGCAGCATGCGCACTTTGACAGCCTCCACAAGTAACCTAGAACGGTCCATTGGATATCATTTGACATTTTAATTCTGCTTTCAATATACTGTATTACACGAGATAGCCAACGAGTTCCAAAGGCAAAAGGAGGTGACAAACATACGAGTACATTTCTCTTCCCCTCCACCCAATTGGATGTGCAAGGAAAACCAAAAGTGGTGGATCTCAGTAATATTCCCTCTTGCTTAAAAAATTGTAACGAGTCGTACAAGTGTAACAAGAATACAGAAGTTAATGTTACTGGGCAGGCAGTTTGCTGCCTCGATGGTACTCTGAAAAACCAATCGATATGCATCCTCTCCTCAGTATGAAACTAATGACCAAGAAAGGTCAAGAAATGTCGGATCAAAAACATTTAGGAAAATCAGTAGTAACCAAGGAGCTCAGATAGAGATCTTCAAAACACTACTAAATATGccctgaaaaaggaaaaagatctTACCACATCAGTCACCGAGTTATCCTCCAGCAAAGGAAGCAAAGCATCCAACTTGCGAGCCTTGTTACCATTCACCAAAGGATGCAGCAAATCATCCCTCACAACATAAAATACTGGCTGCCTGAGGTTCCTCGCCGCCATACTATCCCCCAGAGACGGTCCTGAATTATTTCTAAACTCCAATACTTCACTGCCCTGCTGTTTAAATCTTCCACTCCCACATACCATAACTTGGTGAATTTGAGCGTCTGGGATCCTCAACGCCCATCTTCGGTCAAGCAACTTTGACACAAACTCGA from the Coffea arabica cultivar ET-39 chromosome 11e, Coffea Arabica ET-39 HiFi, whole genome shotgun sequence genome contains:
- the LOC113718899 gene encoding D-cysteine desulfhydrase 2, mitochondrial isoform X1; amino-acid sequence: MLVKLLPRSAVVSAAKRDVHSCLVAANAKENSVLKLSTVEFVSKLLDRRWALRIPDAQIHQVMVCGSGRFKQQGSEVLEFRNNSGPSLGDSMAARNLRQPVFYVVRDDLLHPLVNGNKARKLDALLPLLEDNSVTDVVTCGGCQSAHAAAVAVSCAERGLKTHLLLRGEQPEILTGYTLISTLHGNINYVERSLYARRDEILSRHANMIAGSNGSVQWLSDLLEPASVYHVPPKQIVSQLDGSSNTMNKKVIIINEGAGDAVALLGVIRLVQYLSQGHLFGKVQAVKIIVDAGTGTTAVGLGLGALCLGLPWEVHAVMLADSVEGYRKKEQSLISEFRKMCESPEIDLRLNGAKYEVVHWVERNRPRKFGNVLKGEVEECQRIAQQTGILVDPIYTLAAWELAAQLSQEQGASAGVAMLHTGGTLGIFGLAQRYKPHFQNLKAH
- the LOC113718899 gene encoding D-cysteine desulfhydrase 2, mitochondrial isoform X2, translated to MLVKLLPRSAVVSAAKRDVHSCLVAANAKENSVLKLSTVEFVSKLLDRRWALRIPDAQIHQVMVCGSGRFKQQGSEVLEFRNNSGPSLGDSMAARNLRQPVFYVVRDDLLHPLVNGNKARKLDALLPLLEDNSVTDVVTCGGCQSAHAAAVAVSCAERGLKTHLLLRGEQPEILTGYTLISTLHGNINYVERSLYARRDEILSRHANMIAGSNGSVQWLSDLLEPASVYHVPPKQIVSQLDGSSNTMNKKVIIINEGAGDAVALLGVIRLVQYLSQGHLFGKVQAVKIIVDAGTGTTAVGLGLGALCLGFGNVLKGEVEECQRIAQQTGILVDPIYTLAAWELAAQLSQEQGASAGVAMLHTGGTLGIFGLAQRYKPHFQNLKAH